One window of the Diospyros lotus cultivar Yz01 chromosome 12, ASM1463336v1, whole genome shotgun sequence genome contains the following:
- the LOC127787592 gene encoding COP1-interactive protein 1-like: protein MDGLLVFLIAEIDEKVAKIVNLIKNKNQAAAAAAGGKKDSEEVVELIEDLHKQYQALHALYDNLRGEIREKVHAEEQEEAKAEEESSSSSSSDSHSDSESYHSTGEISATDSPRTADLPQTLIDDIKLKLEASGSEFIEHGNNLAGMSKENETLYSEHMAASLSKIQELETLVENLRIETEQTETRNQELLIECTQLREKFVERETAPHKTFSSSSQAKNLLGEENLGLEAHIIELERALKEKEDEREQQLMLENDEAAVHAKGVVDQLNVLRHELESLSSQKKDSSEASSLEKAIQEIANLITEMENFKDKLEGKRLDLPSTVDEEKEGLERLVSELEVEMGSLRSQKSELEEQMRRKDEEANRLRLDKEGLHVRISELEESKMERVDELENGSSSSFLGAAEDDVKNLQKQLRSLQSKKSQLELQIEREKRESLESLSRVEKQNMELRGKIAQLQRSVEGQEDVISKLREEHKQVRVAYMESKSNLQNAEKKIEETAEEFCKKLEDSLRILSRRIKVAEQLHLENKDVYRKTREKYEQEQKELRERAAATGVAAKRMKEASLAANDILTGLDAVALKFEECSGNFLNRISKASCEVLFAKDWVKRKNNTVKHVQEDMDCVLGQVDGKEAEILGLREMVWKSKNQVRELEKMVKEKEEGILGLGEEKREAIRQLCVWIDYHRSRSDYLKKMVLEMTATQRRTIAN, encoded by the coding sequence ATGGACGGTTTACTGGTGTTCTTAATTGCAGAAATTGATGAGAAAGTGGCGAAGATTGTAAATCTTATAAAGAACAAGAAccaagcagcagcagcagcagcaggaggCAAAAAGGACTCGGAGGAAGTGGTTGAGCTCATTGAGGATCTCCACAAACAGTACCAAGCACTCCATGCTCTTTATGATAATCTCAGAGGAGAGATAAGAGAAAAAGTCCATgcagaagaacaagaagaagcaaaagcaGAAGAagagtcatcttcttcttcaagctCAGACTCACACTCGGACTCGGAATCGTATCATTCTACGGGTGAAATAAGTGCTACAGACAGTCCCAGAACTGCAGATCTTCCTCAAACGCTGATAGACGATATTAAGCTCAAACTTGAAGCTTCCGGTTCAGAATTTATTGAACACGGGAATAACTTGGCCGGCATGAGCAAAGAAAATGAAACTTTATATTCAGAACATATGGCGGCATCCCTAAGCAAGATACAGGAGTTAGAAACACTTGTTGAGAATTTAAGGATTGAAACCGAGCAAACTGAGACCAGAAACCAGGAGCTCCTGATTGAGTGTACccaattaagagagaaatttgTTGAAAGAGAGACCGCACCACACAAGACGTTTTCTTCCTCAAGTCAAGCAAAGAACCTTCTTGGAGAAGAAAACTTAGGACTTGAAGCCCACATCATAGAACTTGAGAGGGCGTTAAAGGAGAAAGAGGACGAACGGGAACAACAGTTAATGTTGGAGAATGATGAAGCAGCTGTTCATGCTAAGGGCGTTGTGGATCAGCTCAACGTTTTGCGGCATGAACTAGAGTCATTAAGCAGTCAGAAAAAGGATTCATCAGAAGCGTCCTCTCTTGAGAAAGCCATTCAAGAAATAGCAAATCTCATCACTGAGATGGAGAATTTCAAAGACAAGTTAGAGGGTAAGAGATTGGATTTACCAAGTACCGTAGACGAAGAGAAGGAGGGTTTGGAGAGGCTGGTAAGTGAGCTGGAAGTAGAAATGGGTTCGCTGCGCAGCCAGAAGAGTGAACTGGAAGAGCAGATGAGAAGAAAAGACGAAGAGGCCAATAGATTGAGACTAGACAAAGAAGGGTTACATGTTAGAATCTCTGAGCTGGAGGAATCGAAGATGGAGAGAGTAGATGAGCTCGAAAAtggctcctcctcctccttcttggGAGCAGCAGAAGACGACGTAAAAAATCTACAAAAGCAGCTACGCTCATTGCAGTCTAAGAAAAGCCAGTTGGAGCTgcagattgagagagagaaacggGAGTCATTGGAGAGCCTTAGTCGAGTGGAGAAACAGAACATGGAGTTGAGGGGCAAGATTGCACAACTGCAGAGGAGTGTAGAAGGGCAGGAGGATGTTATCAGCAAGTTAAGAGAGGAGCATAAACAAGTAAGAGTTGCGTACATGGAGTCCAAGTCGAACCTCCAGAATGCAGaaaagaagattgaagaaacTGCAGAAGAGTTCTGCAAGAAATTAGAAGACAGCCTGCGAATCTTGAGCCGGAGGATCAAGGTGGCAGAACAACTACATCTGGAGAACAAAGATGTGTACAGAAAGACAAGGGAGAAATACGAGCAAGAGCAAAAGGAGTTGAGGGAAAGAGCTGCAGCCACGGGCGTTGCAGCCAAGAGGATGAAGGAGGCTTCACTAGCAGCGAATGACATCCTGACGGGCTTGGATGCAGTGGCCCTGAAATTCGAGGAGTGCAGTGGGAACTTCCTGAATCGGATTTCCAAGGCTTCGTGCGAGGTGCTGTTTGCGAAGGACTGGgtgaaaaggaaaaacaacaCCGTAAAGCACGTGCAGGAAGACATGGATTGTGTGCTGGGGCAGGTGGATGGCAAGGAGGCAGAGATACTGGGGCTCAGGGAGATGGTGTGGAAATCCAAGAATCAAGTAAGAGAACTGGAGAAGATGGtcaaagagaaggaagagggGATCCTGGGGCTCGGGGAGGAGAAGAGGGAGGCCATTCGCCAGCTATGCGTGTGGATTGATTACCACCGTAGCCGCAGCGACTATCTCAAGAAAATGGTCTTAGAGATGACTGCAACCCAGAGGAGGACTATAGctaattaa